cagctttcagtAGCCATCCTCGCGCTCGCCTTCGTACACCATGCGCCCGCGCTCGATGGCGGCGCCCGCCACCTGCTCGACCGACCGCCCCGATGAACACGAGCCAGCTCGATCGTCCGCGCTCTCAGGGAAGGCGAGTACCTCGTCGTCCCGGCCCTCCACTATGCGTCTCTCAAGCCTGGTGCGATTCTGGACCGGCCCGTTCGCAGGCAGCTCCCTCCTTGCGACCTACGCCAAGAGGGGCGCTCTGCAGGGCGACGTGCACGCCACCCTGGCGCTGTTCGGCGAGGCTGCAGAACCGGAAGTGATCCTGTGGAACGCCGTGCTCGGTGCTCTGGCACGGGCTTGCCACGAGGCCATGGTTCACTTCTGGCGGATGGCCAGCATGCGCAAGGCGTTCGACCCAACGGTCATGCTGTCGGGGGCGTCCCGTGCTGGTGACATGGAGCTTGGGATGGCGCTCCATGGCGCTGCAGTGAAGAAACGCCTAGACACTGACTTGAACCTTGGAAATGCTCTCGTGGACATGTACGCAAAGTGTGGGCGTTTGTGCTCTTCAGAGACTCTGTTCTGATTCTGGAGGATGCCGTGGTGGGACACCACCTCGTGAAATTCTATGATAGGCCGAGGCGCATTTAAAGGACTTTCTGAGGTTTCAGCTTGTTACTTCAGGCGGATGGTCCGTCTGGCTCGTGGAGATGGTCTTTTGTCCCCTGGGGAGTCTGTCCATGGCTGTGTGGTCAAGCTTGGTTACGTGGGCACAGCATCTTGCTCTGTGGCGAATTCTCTCATAACATTTTATTCCGAGCTTTGGTTTCCCAATGATGTGGAGAGATTGTCTTTGCAGGCATTTTCAATAAGTCTTTGGTACTATCATGGAATGCTATGAGCAAGGAACCGTTGGAGAATGAAAAGGTCAGCGAAGCCCTCTTTGTTTTCCTTGAAATTATATCAGAGTACCAGGCAGATCATGCCACTTTAGTGAGTGTAATTTCTGGCTGTGCTGATGAAGGACTACTCTGTGAAGGGAAAGAAATCCACGGATATATACATTGTCAGAAAAGGCCTTTCTCCATTAGGAGTCTTCTTTAGGAAACAGCTTACTCTGCTTATATATCAGTTGTCATGACTCATTTACTGCTAACCTTCTGTTTAGGACAATGCCAATAAGAAGCCTGATCTCTGGAACACAATGCTTTCTCGTTACTCAAGGGATGACTCGCTGGGACAGCAAGAGGCTCAAGCTATGTTCAAAGAATTACATTCTCAAGATTTAAGCTGCACCTTGACCACCATACTAGCTGTTATACCTTCATGCTCTTGTCCAGAAGACCTTAGATTTGTCAAAGGAGTTCACTCTTTTATCCTGAAGTACGGATTTGTGAGTGCAGTTTCAGTTGTTAATGCGTTGATGCGCAGGTACATATGATGCGGGGACGCAATGGCTGCCTTCACGCTGTTGGAGAGTATGTTAGCATCACATATTACTTCATGGAACACGCTGTGTACAGAATGGACTACATGGAAACCCGTTGGAAACCTTTCGGTCAATGCATTCAACTTTGCCACTAAATCTTGACAGCATTACACTAGTTTGTGTTTTATCAGCATGTGGAACTCTCAAAATACAATCCCTTAGAAAAACCATCCACTGCAT
The Aegilops tauschii subsp. strangulata cultivar AL8/78 chromosome 3, Aet v6.0, whole genome shotgun sequence genome window above contains:
- the LOC141020740 gene encoding pentatricopeptide repeat-containing protein At2g04860-like codes for the protein MAAPATCSTDRPDEHEPARSSALSGKASTSSSRPSTMRLSSLVRFWTGPFAGSSLLATYAKRGALQGDVHATLALFGEAAEPEVILWNAVLGALARACHEAMVHFWRMASMRKAFDPTVMLSGASRAGDMELGMALHGAAVKKRLDTDLNLGNALVDMRMVRLARGDGLLSPGESVHGCVVKLGIFNKSLVLSWNAMSKEPLENEKDYSVKGKKSTDIYIDNANKKPDLWNTMLSRYSRDDSLGQQEAQAMFKELHSQDLSCTLTTILAVIPSCSCPEDLRFVKGVHSFILKYGFVSAVSVVNALMRRYI